One Lentimicrobiaceae bacterium genomic window, TACAGCATAAAAGCAATAACTTCGCGCATCCAAGTACAGCGAATTCAAAACAGTGACCTTGTAAAAGTGATTTACATTACCGATGATCCTGGAATTTGTCAGCAAACGCTACGTATTCTTTCTGAAGTATTTATGAAAAACTACCGTTTGCTGAAAGCAAAACAAACCGATGCTGTAGTTAATTACTTCGAAGAACAGGTTCGAATGGCAAATCAACGCTTAAAAAATGCTGAAGACCGCTTGCTGAAATTCAACCAAACCAACAATATCATAAACTATTACGAGCAATCAAAATACATAGCCGTTCAAAAAGAAGATCTTGATAAATATTACCAGGATGAACAAATCAGATTGTCGGGAGCTTCGGCAGCATTAAAAGAAATTGAAGCAAAACTCACCAATAAAGACAGTATTTATCTCAAAAGCAGCCAGATTTCAAAAAAACGGGATCAACTATCAGAAATAATGGAAAAAATTGCCATCAATAAAATTTCCGATGATTATGATCCGTCAGTAAACGCCCGCCTGAAGAGCCTGAACGACCAGTCGAAAAAATTAAAAGATGACTTGAAATTTTATGTAGATCAACTGTATCTGTATAGCCGGTCCACACAGGGAATTCCTTTGAAAGATTTGCTTACCGAGTGGCTAAAAAATGCCATTACTTTTGAAGAAGCCAAAGCAAGTTTAAAAGTACTCAATAATCGTAAAATGGATTTTATGCGTACTTATCAAATTTTTGCGCCCTTGGGAGCTATGCTTAAGCGCATTGAACGCGAGATTAGTGTTGCTGAACAATCTTATCTTGAATTGCTCCGTAGCCTTAACCTTGCAAAAATGAACCAGCAAAACCTTGAAATGTCAACCAATATCAAGGTAGTTGACCCACCCTATTTCCCCATTTCCGCAAATCCGTCAAAATCAAAATATTTAGTTTTACTTGCTGCCATAACTGGGTTCATAACAATTGCATTTATCATAATAATACTCGAATATCTCGATTCGTCAATAAAAACACCAGAAAGAGCCGAAAAGCTCACGGGGTTGAAACTTGCAGGAGTATATCCTAAAATCCTTTCCAATAAATTAGGGCAGGTTGACTACACACTATTAGCTAACAGATTGACAGAATTTATGATTCAAAACCTCAAATTCAAACTCCATCATAATTCTGTAACAGTTCCAAGAAAGCCCTATTTAATTTTGTTTTTTAGTACCAAATCAGAGACAGGGAAAACGCTTATAGCCTCACAAATCATTGACAAACTCAGAGTAAATGGCGAAAATGTTTTATACTTAAACTATACTTTTGATAATACCCTTAAGCCTGCAGAAGATTATAATGTGAATTATACATATTTAGTTGACAATAAATTTGCAGACATTAATAGCATTGGCGATTTGTTCGATTCCAAAATGTTGCGGGAAGAAAACTATGATTACGACTATATTTTTCTTGAAATACCGCCCATAGTATTGCATTCATTTCCCTTAGAACTCATGAATTCAGTAGATGCATCCTTTTTATTAGTAAAGGCAATTCATCACTGGCGCAAAGCAGACATCAATGCACTACGTACATTCAGAGATGTATCAAGGGAAATCCCGATGGTAATCCTTAATTATACCGAATTGTATGCACTTGAAGATATTATTAATATTAACGCAAGCGAAGAAAAAGTAAATACAGTTAAAAAAATTCTTAAAACATTAATCCTGCCTTTCAGAATTCGCTTCAGGCTAAGAGAAGTATAATTAATTAACACCGTGCTGGGTAAAATTAAGTTGCTGCTGAAAAATGACAACATTCTATCTCTTTTAGGAAATGTTGTTGTAGCAGTTTTCGGACTGCTCAGTTTCTTTGTCCTTGCAAGGATACTACCTATCAAAGATTTGGGTGAATGGGTACTATTCATCACTGCGGGCAATTTCATTGAAATGATGCGATTTGGAATCACCCGAACTGCAATAATTCGTTTTCTTTCCGGTTCTAAAGAGGAAGAAAGGCAAAAATTTATCGGATCTAACTGGGTAATCAGCATAAAGTCCACCCTAATTATTATAGGTATTTTATGGTTAACGCTAATTTTATTGAAAAGTCGTATTGAATTCTCAGGATATTATCTATTTTTTATGTGGTATCCTGTACTTTCCATAATTAATCTTCCTTTTAATAATGCAATCTCAATATTAAGTGCCGACTTGAAATTCAGAGAAATTCTCTTCCTTCGTTTATTTAATAATGCAACTTTTGTTGGTTTTTTAGCCTTCTATTATTTTTATCAGACGGCTGATATCAACATTATATTATATGCATATCTGATAATAAATGTTGCTACGTCAGCAATTAGTATGTATTATAAATGGGATGGGTGGAATTATATTAAAAAAGCAACAAAAAACACAAATAAAATAATTCTGAATTTTGGGAAATACACTACAGGAACTTTAATTGGCAGTAACCTGTTAAAAAGTGCAGACATTTTCATCATCGGATTAAGTCCATTCCTAAAAGCCGAAGGCGTTGCCTTGTTCAGCATCCCCATTAAACTTACTGAAATTCTTGAAATCCCTGTAAGAAGTTTCCTATCCACAGTTTTTCCCCATATGTCTAAAGCCAGTATTGAAAATAACCTTGAAGAAGTTAAACGATTATTTTATTCCTATGCGGGGGCACTCAGCTTTATTTTTCTGCCTGTAATAGCATTGTGTTTTATTTTTGCAGAAGAACTATGTATTATATTGGGTGGTAGAGAATATGTCAGCGCTGCTAATATTTTCCGGGTTTTTTGTATTTATGGAATGTTAATACCTATTGATCGGCTCACAGGTGTTGCCCTGGACAGTATCAATAAACCCCGGCAGAATTTTTTTAAAGTCATTTATATGGTAATTGCTAATGTTATAGGAGACATAATTGCCGTTTTTGTAATTACAGCAATCTTTCCTTCTGTCCCTGTAACAGAAGTACTTATGATGGTAGCAATGGCAACAATTATTATGACAATCATAGGCGTAATTGTTGGTTTTCATTTTCTTAATAAAGAAATTAGCATACAATTTGATAAAATATTTATTATCGGTTGGAAATTTTTCAAACAGAATATTCGTAAATTTAGCTTTTTAAAAATTTGACTATTTTTATATTAGTTTTTGAAAGAATAAAATGAATAAGATTTTTGAAGAAAAAACAGGGGCAGAATGGCTTGCCAATGGAGTAGTAATCGTCTTAATATTACTATTTACTGTTGGTTTGGGCTATATTATTGCTATTGGAGGTTTAAAATCTGCTTTGGCATTACTGGTATTACCCCCAATTCTTTTTTTCTTAAACAGATTTTTCATTTTTCCACTAATAGGTTTATTTACTGCACTTTTTTTTGCATTTATTGCAATCGGCGTAACCCGATATATTCCGGGAATTCCTTTGGGTTTATCAGTAGATGGGTTTTTGGTAATGAGCTATATTGCATTATTTTTTAAAAATTTTTATACCGGGGTTGATTGGAAACCTGCAAAAAATGATTTATCACTTTTGTCGCTTATTTGGTTTTTGTACGCCGTATTTGAATTTTTTAACCCGGAAGCACTTAGCCGTACTGCATGGTTTTATGCTATGCGTGGTATGAACTTGTATATGTTGCTGACTATACCTCTCGCTTTTCTATTGCTCAACAAGATGAAATTTGTTTGGTTTTTTTTATATGTATGGGGGGTATTTTCTATTTTAGGCACATTAAAAGGAATTCAGCAATTGTATATTGGCCCAGATTATGCCGAACAACGTTGGCTTGATACTACTGGAGGAATAACACACATTATTTTTGGTGAGTTACGCGTTTTCTCTTTTTTTAGTGATGCAGGGCAGTTTGGTGCAGCCCAAGGTCATGCCGGTATAGTAGGAATGATTTTATTTTTCATTGTAAAAGGTTGGAAGAAAAAGGTATTTTTCCTTATGATGGGTTTAGGTGGACTATATGGGATGATGATTTCCGGTACACGTGGTGCTATATCAGTTCCCATGGCAGGAATGCTTTTGTATCTTATTCACAGAAAAAATTTTAGAGCATTATTAGTTGGCTCGCTCATCATTATCGGGGTTTACTCCTTTTTTCGCTATACATATATTGGACAGAGCAATGCACAAATCAGGCGTATGCGAACTGCTTTTACACCCACAGATGACGCTTCATACCTTGTGAGAATGCAAAACAGGGCGATCCTTAAAACGTATCTGGCATCACGTCCGTTTGGTGGAGGTATAGGAAGTGCAGGTGACTGGGGAAAACGATTTTCGCCGCAGGGATTCCTTGCTAATGTGGCAACCGATAGCTGGTATGTTCAAATATGGGCAGAACAGGGTATTGTGGGTTTAATCCTGCACCTGTTAATTTTAGGATACATTATAATTAAGTCGTCCTATTATATAATGTTTACGATTAAAGACACTGAACTAAAACTCATTTTAAGTGCCCTTGCCTCGGGCATAGTAGGCATGATGGCAGCCAGTTATGGCAATGGAGTTTTTGGTCAAATGCCATCGGGTATTATTATTTATATTTGTATGGCAATATTGTTTATGGCACCTCAGTTCGACAATAAATTAGTAAGTTCAACACAAACAGATTTGATGAAGATGGAAAAAACATAAATTGTACCCTATGCTAGTCCTAGGAATTTCAGCATTTTATCACGATTCAGCAGCATGTATAGTTCACGACGGTGAAATCATTGCTGCAGCCCAGGAAGAACGGTTTACAAGAATCAAACATGATGAATCTTTTCCTGTTAATGCTGTTAAATTTTGCCTGGATTTTGCAGATATATCCCCTGGCGAACTTGATTACGTCGTTTTTTATGAAAAACCATTTCTAAAATTCGAAAGATTACTTGAAACGTATTACGCATTTGCCCCCAAAGGGTTTCGTTCTTTTGCTATTTCTATACCTATCTGGATAAAAAACAAGCTTCTTATTAAAAAAATTATCAAGGATGAATTAAATAAAATAAGCCAATTCGATTCCAAAAAAACACCCGTCCTTTTTTCTGAACATCATCTTTCGCATGCAGCAAGTGCTTTTTATCCATCTCCTTATGAAGAAGCCGCAATAATTACCATTGACGGAGTAGGTGAATGGGCAACAGCATCTATCGGATATGGACAACAGAATACAATAAAAATCTTTAAAGAATTACATTTTCCCCATTCAGTAGGATTGCTTTATTCCGCATTTACCCTTTTTACAGGCTTTAGGGTAAATTCCGGTGAATATAAATTAATGGGATTAGCCCCATACGGAAATCCGGTTTCCCCCAATGTAAAAAGGTTTATTTCTCTAATTAAAGAGCAGTTCGTTGATATTAAACCTGATGGCTCCATAAAACTCAACATGGACTATTTTGCATTTGCTACCGGGCTAAAAATGCTTCACCAAAAAAAATGGGAAAAACTTTTGGGGATACCTTTAAGGCAACCGGAATCTCCTATAAACCAAGAACATTGTGATCTTGCTTTTGCTATTCAACAAATTACCGAAGAAATAGTATTTAATATGGCAGCAGAAGCAAAAAGATTAACCGGCTCCGCCAATTTGTGCCTATCAGGAGGAGTAGCACTTAATTGTGTTGCCAATGGTAAACTTTTAAGTTCCGGAATATTTCAAAATATTTTCATACAACCTGCCGCCGGAGATGCAGGCGGTTCGCTGGGTGCCGCATTAGCTGTATATCATTTGTTTGCGCAAAAAGAACGTAAATCAGATAACAAACAGGATGGTATGAAAGGAGCATTATTAGGTCCAGATTACACAGATAAAGAAATAGAAATCATTTCAAAAAAGCTCAAAGCCAGATACACTTTTTATCAATCAGAAGACGAATTGCTTAACACTACTGCAACATTGATTAGCAATGGAGCAGTAGTAGGGTGGTTTCAGGGTAGAATGGAATTTGGTCCCAGAGCCTTGGGCAACAGAAGTATTCTTGCAGATGCACGAAATGTAGAAATGCAAAAAAAACTAAATTTAAAAATAAAATATAGAGAAAGTTTTCGCCCTTTTGCTCCTTCGGTTCTTATTGAACATAGCAAAGAATACTTCGAATCCGGGTTTGCATCACCCTATATGTTACTTATTGACTATATAAACCAAAATCATAGAAACCATCTTCCCGATAATTATAACGACCTTTTTTTGAATGAAAAGTTGTATTTTGTAAAATCTGATATTTCGGCAATAACACATCTTGATTTTTCTGCAAGAGTGCAAACCGTTCACCAGGAAATAAATCCTAAATATTGGAAACTTATCCAGTCGTTTCGAAAGATTACCGGTTATGGAATTATTGTTAACACCAGTTTCAATGTCCGTGGAGAACCCATAGTATGTTCTCCTTTAGATGCATACCGATGTTTTATGCACACTGAAATGGATTACCTTGTACTGAACAATTTTATTTTTGATAAAAACGATCAACCTGAATTTAAAGACGACTGCTATTATAAAGAAAAAATAAAACCAGATTAATTATATGTTTGATATATTTAAGGAATTATTATTTTTTATAAAACAAAGAAAGAAATGGTGGCTTGCCCCCATAATATTTATATTATTATTACTTGCATTATTGCTTTTTATAAGCACAAGTTCTGTATTAGGTCCATTTATATATACATTGTTTTAAAACGCAGTAATATGAAAGAAAAACGAATTAAGTCTCTTGAATTTATTTTATTAATTACTGCAATATTAGTAATTATATTTTTTATTTTCAGATATATTCTTTTTTTATATATTGCTATTACTATTGCCGCTATTGGTTTATTTTTTCCACAAATAACCCTACATTTGTACAAGGGTTGGGACTGGATAGGACAAGGTATAAGATATTGTGTAACTCATTTAATTCTTTTTATTATTTTTTATTTTATTCTATTTCCTA contains:
- a CDS encoding O-antigen ligase family protein; the protein is MNKIFEEKTGAEWLANGVVIVLILLFTVGLGYIIAIGGLKSALALLVLPPILFFLNRFFIFPLIGLFTALFFAFIAIGVTRYIPGIPLGLSVDGFLVMSYIALFFKNFYTGVDWKPAKNDLSLLSLIWFLYAVFEFFNPEALSRTAWFYAMRGMNLYMLLTIPLAFLLLNKMKFVWFFLYVWGVFSILGTLKGIQQLYIGPDYAEQRWLDTTGGITHIIFGELRVFSFFSDAGQFGAAQGHAGIVGMILFFIVKGWKKKVFFLMMGLGGLYGMMISGTRGAISVPMAGMLLYLIHRKNFRALLVGSLIIIGVYSFFRYTYIGQSNAQIRRMRTAFTPTDDASYLVRMQNRAILKTYLASRPFGGGIGSAGDWGKRFSPQGFLANVATDSWYVQIWAEQGIVGLILHLLILGYIIIKSSYYIMFTIKDTELKLILSALASGIVGMMAASYGNGVFGQMPSGIIIYICMAILFMAPQFDNKLVSSTQTDLMKMEKT
- a CDS encoding DUF5989 family protein, which encodes MFDIFKELLFFIKQRKKWWLAPIIFILLLLALLLFISTSSVLGPFIYTLF
- a CDS encoding SxtJ family membrane protein; this encodes MKEKRIKSLEFILLITAILVIIFFIFRYILFLYIAITIAAIGLFFPQITLHLYKGWDWIGQGIRYCVTHLILFIIFYFILFPISILYKLKNKDPLKLTNKNLFSYYDLRDKNFSDNDFEKMW
- a CDS encoding LysM peptidoglycan-binding domain-containing protein, coding for MDILQFLRLFKRHLPLLIIIPILLAVVVFYFTRNQAKAYQSETVVYTGIGSGYSIETTARTNLDYFATNMQFDNLINLIYSRQTIEQTSLRLLAQHLLLEKPDARYISQDHFKELQRIVPKNVKNLVVKFDKTGAEREKIQQIKELEKQLNDLQGQIQSRQQNLNNMQGNATATTPTTSPLQSHSTTSQNINLSTQTTTTPDPNEYHVVEPGESLQSIASRYNISIGELRDINNLTSANVKTGQTLIIKKKSPNRFIYHVVQPGENLLTIAQKYDITVSELTSFNNLQNSSVVVGQTLVINRPNNKDTQNNLVSNDTSNFYQANNSLMDTTQLNSWESADLAEETPSSTTTYKLYVSEYSPYVTGKDPIIPPGISLSDYEKTVNNLTAYYASSDSNFVYELLNYTHQHYSIKAITSRIQVQRIQNSDLVKVIYITDDPGICQQTLRILSEVFMKNYRLLKAKQTDAVVNYFEEQVRMANQRLKNAEDRLLKFNQTNNIINYYEQSKYIAVQKEDLDKYYQDEQIRLSGASAALKEIEAKLTNKDSIYLKSSQISKKRDQLSEIMEKIAINKISDDYDPSVNARLKSLNDQSKKLKDDLKFYVDQLYLYSRSTQGIPLKDLLTEWLKNAITFEEAKASLKVLNNRKMDFMRTYQIFAPLGAMLKRIEREISVAEQSYLELLRSLNLAKMNQQNLEMSTNIKVVDPPYFPISANPSKSKYLVLLAAITGFITIAFIIIILEYLDSSIKTPERAEKLTGLKLAGVYPKILSNKLGQVDYTLLANRLTEFMIQNLKFKLHHNSVTVPRKPYLILFFSTKSETGKTLIASQIIDKLRVNGENVLYLNYTFDNTLKPAEDYNVNYTYLVDNKFADINSIGDLFDSKMLREENYDYDYIFLEIPPIVLHSFPLELMNSVDASFLLVKAIHHWRKADINALRTFRDVSREIPMVILNYTELYALEDIININASEEKVNTVKKILKTLILPFRIRFRLREV
- a CDS encoding carbamoyltransferase — its product is MLVLGISAFYHDSAACIVHDGEIIAAAQEERFTRIKHDESFPVNAVKFCLDFADISPGELDYVVFYEKPFLKFERLLETYYAFAPKGFRSFAISIPIWIKNKLLIKKIIKDELNKISQFDSKKTPVLFSEHHLSHAASAFYPSPYEEAAIITIDGVGEWATASIGYGQQNTIKIFKELHFPHSVGLLYSAFTLFTGFRVNSGEYKLMGLAPYGNPVSPNVKRFISLIKEQFVDIKPDGSIKLNMDYFAFATGLKMLHQKKWEKLLGIPLRQPESPINQEHCDLAFAIQQITEEIVFNMAAEAKRLTGSANLCLSGGVALNCVANGKLLSSGIFQNIFIQPAAGDAGGSLGAALAVYHLFAQKERKSDNKQDGMKGALLGPDYTDKEIEIISKKLKARYTFYQSEDELLNTTATLISNGAVVGWFQGRMEFGPRALGNRSILADARNVEMQKKLNLKIKYRESFRPFAPSVLIEHSKEYFESGFASPYMLLIDYINQNHRNHLPDNYNDLFLNEKLYFVKSDISAITHLDFSARVQTVHQEINPKYWKLIQSFRKITGYGIIVNTSFNVRGEPIVCSPLDAYRCFMHTEMDYLVLNNFIFDKNDQPEFKDDCYYKEKIKPD